A window of Theropithecus gelada isolate Dixy chromosome 14, Tgel_1.0, whole genome shotgun sequence contains these coding sequences:
- the FEZ1 gene encoding fasciculation and elongation protein zeta-1 isoform X2 gives MEAPLVSLDEEFEDLRPCCSEDPEEKPRCFYGSSPHHLEDPSLSELENFSSEIISFKSMEDLVNEFDEKLNVCFRNYNAKTENLAPVKNQLQIQEEEETLQDEE, from the coding sequence ATGGAGGCCCCACTGGTGAGTCTGGATGAAGAGTTTGAGGACCTTCGACCCTGCTGCTCGGAGGACCCGGAGGAGAAACCCCGGTGTTTCTATGGTTCATCTCCCCACCATCTCGAGGACCCCTCCCTCTCTGAGCTTGAGAATTTTTCTTCCGAAATAATCAGCTTCAAGTCCATGGAGGACCTCGTGAATGAATTTGATGAGAAGCTCAATGTCTGCTTTCGGAACTACAACGCCAAGACCGAGAACCTAGCTCCCGTGAAGAACCAGTTACAGAtccaagaggaggaggagacccTTCAGGACGAGGAGTAA